One region of Bernardetia sp. genomic DNA includes:
- a CDS encoding T9SS type A sorting domain-containing protein, protein LLVYPNPIQDVVKVKSKDKILAIDILNVQGQVVSSVQNSNTIKLNNVAKGMYLLKVTTDKGIQTKRIVKE, encoded by the coding sequence TTTATTAGTCTATCCTAATCCAATACAGGATGTAGTCAAAGTAAAATCTAAGGATAAAATTTTAGCCATTGATATTTTGAATGTACAAGGGCAAGTTGTTAGTTCTGTTCAGAATTCTAATACCATTAAGCTAAACAATGTAGCTAAGGGAATGTATCTTTTGAAAGTAACAACAGACAAAGGAATTCAGACCAAGCGTATTGTAAAGGAGTAA